GAAGAAGCAGCTGGAGGCCGGCGGCCTCTTCCAGGTCACCGTCCAGCAGGAGCCGGACTGGGACGCGTACAAGAAGGGCTGGGCCGAGGGCAAGTACCAGGCGTACGTCATCGGTTGGTTCGCCGACTACCCGGACCCGGACAACTACATCGCCCCGCTGCTGGTCAACGGCGGTGCCTACCACCACGGTTGGGACGACCCGCGGATCAGCGGGAAGCTGGTGCCGGAGGGCCTCAAGCAGGCCGACCGCAGCGCCGCCTCGCCCGGCTACGCGCAGATCCAGCAGATCGAGGCCGAGAACGCGCCGCTGATCCCGCTGTACCAGAACAAGGCCTTCTACGCGGCGCGTTCGTACGTCACCGGCGTCGAGTCCACCGTCGACACCACCGGCTTCTTCCGCTTCTGGGAGATCAGCCGGAACAGCAAGTAGTACCGATACGACGGCGGCCCGTCCGCTCCCTCGTCACCACGGGGGAGCGGACGGGCCGCCGTCACGTTTCTGCGGGCCGTTCACCGGCCGCTGCGGGCCGCCCTGGAGGGCTCCTGGGGGCCCGCAGGAGCCCCTACAGGGCGCCCGGGCGCACCAGCCCGCTCTCGTAGGCGTACACCGCGGCCTGCACCCGGTCACGCAGCTGGAGCTTGGTCAGCACGTGGCCGACGTGGGTCTTCACCGTGGTCTCGCTGACGAACAGCTCGGCCGCGATCTCTGCGTTCGACAGCCCGCGCGCCACCAGCTTCAGCACCTCCAGCTCGCGCTCGGTCAGCGCCCCCAGTGCCTGCGGCGGCGCCTCGTCGCCCGAGGGCAGCTTGGTGGCGTACATGTCCAGCAGCCGGCGGGTGATGCTCGGAGCCAGCATCGCCGCGCCGTCCGCCACCACCCGGATCGCCTGCACCAGCTCCTCGGCCGGCACGTCCTTCAGCAGGAAGCCGCTGGCACCCGCGCGCAGCGCCTCCACCACGTACTCGTCCAGGTCGAAGGTGGTCAGCACCAGCACCTTGGCCGGGCCGTCCCGCCCCGGGCCGGCGATCCGGCGGGTCGCCTCGACGCCGTCCATCCTGGGCATCCGGATGTCCATCAGCACCACGTCGGGCTGCAGCGCCCGCACCTGGTCCAGCGCCTGCTGACCGTCGCCGGCCTCACCGACCACCACCAGGTCGGACTCGGCCTCCAGGATCATCCGGAAACCGGTGCGCAGCAGCGGCTGGTCGTCGACCAGCAGCACTCGGATCGTCACCTAGGACACTCCTTGATCATCGGATCCCCCGTTGGGATCGTCTTCCTCCGACGTACGGGCCGGCGGCAGTGGCAGCGGCAGCGGGTACGGCGGCGGGGTGCCGCCGAACTCCGGGCAGCTGGCCTGGTGGTCGCACCAGTCGCAGAGGCGGTTGCGGGTGGCCGGGAAGTCCCCGGTGGCCACCGCGTGGCCGATCCGCTCCCACAGCGCCTGCAGCTTGCGCTCCACCGCGAGCAGGTCGGCCTCGTCCGGGTCGTAGCTGACCACGTCCCCGCCGCCGCCCAGGTACACCAGCTGGAGGCGCTTGGGGATCACGCCCTTCCAGCGCCACACCACCAGTGCGTAGAACTTCATCTGGAACATCGCCTTGCCCTCGAAGTCCCGCGAGGGCGCCCGGCCGGTCTTGTAGTCCACCAGCCGGACCTCGCCGGTCGGGGCGACGTCCACCCGGTCGATGTAGCCGCGCAGCAGCAGCCCCGAGTCCAGGGCCGTCTCCACGTACAGCTCCCGCTCCACCGGGTGCAGCCGGGTCGGGTCCTCCAGCCGGAACCACTGGCCGACCAGCTTCTCGGCGTCCGCCAGCCAGCGGGTCAGCGCCGCGCCGTCCGGGTCGTCCGGGAACAACGAGCCCAGCTCCGGCCGTTCTCCCAGCAGCCGCTCCCACTGGGGGCGCAGCAGGCCCAGCGCCCGCTCCGGCGTCCGCTCGGCCGCCGGGCTGTCGAACAGCCGCTCCAGCACCGCGTGCACCAGCGTGCCCCTGGTCGCCGCCGCGCTCGGCGGCTCGGGCAGCCGGTCGATCACCCGCAGCCGGTAGAGCAGGGGGCAGGTGAGGAAGTCCCCCGCCCGGGACGGGGACAGGCCGGTCGGAGGCGCCGCCGGGCGCACCGGGGCCCCGGTGGTGCTGGTGGTGTCGGTCTGCTGCATGGCTACGACCCTATTGCCCTTCGCTGTCATCTGACTGCCACCGGGCTGCCACCGCGGCCCGCGCAATGGGTATGAAGGCAGAAAGAGGGGCGCGAGGCCCCGGCGGTGCCGCGATCACGTAGCGTGGGCGCACCGGGGGCACGACGGGGGAGACGACCGAAGGGATCACGGTGAGCGACAGCAGGGGGCAGCAGACCTCCGACCAGCCACCGCAGGACGACGGCGGCCGCCCGACCGGGAAGCCGCCGGAGCGCAGCGGCGGCCTCCTGATGGGCCGGCCCTTCGGCGTGCCCGTCTACGTCACCCCCTCCTGGTTCGTCATCGCCGCGCTGATCACCTGGGTGTTCGGCGGGCAGCTCGGCGACGTGCTGCCCGACCTCGGCGGCGCCCGCTACCTGGTCGCGTTCTCCTTCGCGGTCGCCTTCTACGCCTCCGTCCTGGTGCACGAGCTCGCCCACACCCTGGTCGCGCTGCGTTACAAGCTCGGGGTGCGGCGGATCCAGCTGCAGTTCTTCGGCGGCGTCTCCGAGATCGAGAACGAGGCCACCACGCCCTGGCGGGAGTTCTGGCTGGCCTTCGTCGGCCCGCTGCTGTCCCTGGCGCTCGGCGGCCTGTTCTACCTCGCCGTACGGGCCGTGGACCTCGCCACCGTGCCCGGGGTGCTGCTCACCGGCCTGATGGTCTCCAACCTGGTCGTCGCCGCCTTCAACCTGCTGCCCGGCCTGCCGCTGGACGGCGGGCGGATGCTGCGCGCCGTCGTCTGGGCGGTCACCGGCAAGGCGATGACCGGCACCGTGGTCGCCGCCTGGGTCGGCCGGGCGCTGGCGGTCGCGGTGCTGTTCGGCCTGCCGCTGGTCAGCGCCGCCCGCGGGGTCGAGCGCAGCACCACCGACACCCTGGTGGACGCGGTGCTGGCCGCCGTGCTCGCCGCGATCATCTGGAACGGCGCCACCGGCAGCGTGCGCAACGCCCGGCTCAAGGAGGCGCTGCCCGCCCTGCGGCTGCGCGACCTGGCCCGGCGGGCCGTCGAGGTCACCGCCGACACCCCGCTCGGCGAGGCGATGCGCCGCGCCCACGAGGCCCGGGCCGGCGCGGTGGTCGTGGTGGACGGCCGGGGCGAGCCGATCGCCATCGTCCGCGAGTCCGCGGTCCGGGGCGTACCCGAGCACCGCCGCCCCTGGGTGGCCGTCGGCCCGCTCGCCCGCGACCTCGAACCCGGGCTGAGACTGGACGCCGACCTGAGCGGCGAGGAGCTGCTGCGGGCCGTCCAGGCCACCCCGGCGGGGGAGTACCTGGTGATCGAGGCGGACGGCCGGGTGTACGGCGTCGTCGCGCTCACCGACATCGAGCAGCGGCTGACCGCGGCCGTCGCCGGGCGGTGACCGCGGGGTGGTGACCACCGGGCGGTGATCACCGTGGTCGGCCGGAGCGCACGCTTCCCTTAGGATTGGCCGCATGTCCGAACCGACCGGTGCCGCCCGCCGACGCGGGCCCTTCCAGGTCGGGGACCAGGTCCAGCTGACCGACCCCAAGGGTCGCCACTACACGTTCACGCTCCAGGCCGGGAACCAGTTCCACACCCACAAGGGTGCGTTCCCCCACGACGAGCTGATCGGCGCCCCCGAAGGCACGGTCGTGCGCACCACGGGGAACGTCCCGTACCTCGCGCTGCGCCCCCTGCTCCCCGACTACGTCCTGTCCATGCCGCGCGGCGCCGCCGTGATCTACCCCAAGGACGCGGGGCAGATCCTGGCCATGGCCGACATCTTCGCCGGCGCCCGCGTGGTCGAGGCCGGTGTCGGCTCGGGCGCGCTCAGCACGTACCTGCTGCGCGCCGTCGGCGAGCAGGGCATGCTGGCCTCCTACGAGCGCCGGCAGGACTTCGCCGACATCGCCAAGGGGAACGTCGAGCGCTACTTCGGCGGGTCGCACCCGGCGTGGAAGCTCACCGTCGGCGACCTCCAGGACAACCTGGTCGAGACCGACGTCGACCGCATCATCCTGGACATGCTCGCCCCCTGGGAGTGCCTGGACGTCGCCTCCAAGGCGCTCGTCCCCGGCGGCCTCATCTGCTGCTACGTGGCCACCACCACGCAGATGTCCAAGACCGTCGAGGCGCTGCGCGACCACGGCACCTTCACCGAGCCGCAGGCCTGGGAGACCATGGTCCGCACCTGGCACCTGGAGGGCCTGGCCGTCCGCCCGGACCACCGGATGATCGGCCACACCGGCTTCCTGCTCACCGCCCGCCGCCTGGCGGACGGCGTCGAGCCGCCGCTGCGCCGCCGCCGCCCGGCCAAGGGCGCGTACGGCGAGGACTACGACAGCGGGGCGCCCGAGCCGTCGCTGCAGGAGCGCGCCGCCGCCCGCAAGGCCGCCCGCGCCGGCGACACCGACCAGCCCGACCTGGGCTGAGTCCGCACAACCGGAACAGGGGTGGCACGAGAATTCTCGTGCCACCCCTTTTGTCGTGGCCGGCCCGCCCCTGCAACGCCCCGGCCGGCATTTCCGTCAGCACGGTGTGGGAGGATGCTCGCTCACGCAGACCAGCTCCTGGAGCTCTGGAGGGGACGCCTGGTGGAGACCGCGGTCGGGACGACGGCGACGGCTGGACAGCAGACACCGCGGGGCCGCACCCGGCCCGGGCACGCGCGCACCGCCCCCTGGCACTGGGCCCTCGCCCTGGCCGGCTGCGGCGCGGTGGTGGCCGCCGCCCTCGCCGCCTCCCCGGCGACCGGCACCCCGGTGCCCGGGCACGGCACTCCCAAGGCCCTCGCCGCGAGCGCGGCCCCCGATCCGGCCGAGGTCCAACTCCCGCTGGACTGCGGACCGTTCCCGGTGAAGACGGTGCTCAGCGTGCCCGCCGAACTCGGCGGCGGCCGCCCCGGCACGGTGGTCGCGGCGCACTGCGACACCGAGACCGGCACCCCGCCGGACGCCGTCTTCCTGCTCGGCTTCGGCTCCGACGGCCGCCCCGCGGTGGTCGCCACCCTGCTCCCCGAGCGCGAGAACCTCACCGTGAACCGGCTCGCGGTGCGCTCCGACGGCGCCATCACCGGCCACGCGCAGGGGTATTCGAGCGAGGACGTGCCGCGCTTCCGGCCCGACATCTCACTCGACCTCAGCTGGACGCACAAGGGCGGCGGCTGGGAACGCTCCCAGACCGCCGCCCCGGTCTCCGTGGCCTGACAGCAACTCGCCCGCTCGCCTCCGGGCGCTCAGGCCCGGTGCCTCGGGGCGGTTACTCGGCGTCCGGCCCGTACACCTCGACCCGGTCGGACGCCCGGCGCACGTGGATGCAGTCGCCGGGGCAGTCCTTCGCCGAGTCCACCACGTCCTGAAGGAGCGTCAGCGGCACCGGGGCGCTCTCCCCGGGCTGCTGGCGCAGTTCGTCGTCCGGCCCCTTGACATAGGCGAGGCCGTCGATGTCCAGCTCGAAGACCTCCGGTGCGTACTGGACGCAGATTCCGTCGCCGGTGCACAGATCCTGGTCGATCCACACCTCCAGCGCCTCGGTCGCCGCAGCCGTCTGCTCGGTCACCGACATGGTCCCCTGCCGTTTCTGTCCCGGGTCGCCCTATTCCTGGAGCAATCCCGCCATTCGTACAACGATCGGAGCCGGAGTGGCGGTCGCGATCGGATATCACTTCGCTCGACGATACATCTGGCCCGCTTTGGGTGGTGCGCGGTGGGTATCCCCTATGCAGAGGGGAAGCACGCTGGGGCGAAGATCGGACACGCCCGTTCCATCTTTCTTGATCTAGGGGTTTACGGACCCCTGGTCCCAGGTAGGGTCTGGAAGCGTCCAGCTCCCCGGAGGAGGTGAGGACCGTGGCAGCCCACGATGACGACTACAACCGCAGCACCGGCAGGCCCGCTCGTGGTTCCGACGAGGC
The genomic region above belongs to Streptomyces sp. 1331.2 and contains:
- a CDS encoding response regulator, with translation MTIRVLLVDDQPLLRTGFRMILEAESDLVVVGEAGDGQQALDQVRALQPDVVLMDIRMPRMDGVEATRRIAGPGRDGPAKVLVLTTFDLDEYVVEALRAGASGFLLKDVPAEELVQAIRVVADGAAMLAPSITRRLLDMYATKLPSGDEAPPQALGALTERELEVLKLVARGLSNAEIAAELFVSETTVKTHVGHVLTKLQLRDRVQAAVYAYESGLVRPGAL
- a CDS encoding RecB family exonuclease, with amino-acid sequence MQQTDTTSTTGAPVRPAAPPTGLSPSRAGDFLTCPLLYRLRVIDRLPEPPSAAATRGTLVHAVLERLFDSPAAERTPERALGLLRPQWERLLGERPELGSLFPDDPDGAALTRWLADAEKLVGQWFRLEDPTRLHPVERELYVETALDSGLLLRGYIDRVDVAPTGEVRLVDYKTGRAPSRDFEGKAMFQMKFYALVVWRWKGVIPKRLQLVYLGGGGDVVSYDPDEADLLAVERKLQALWERIGHAVATGDFPATRNRLCDWCDHQASCPEFGGTPPPYPLPLPLPPARTSEEDDPNGGSDDQGVS
- a CDS encoding site-2 protease family protein, whose translation is MTVSDSRGQQTSDQPPQDDGGRPTGKPPERSGGLLMGRPFGVPVYVTPSWFVIAALITWVFGGQLGDVLPDLGGARYLVAFSFAVAFYASVLVHELAHTLVALRYKLGVRRIQLQFFGGVSEIENEATTPWREFWLAFVGPLLSLALGGLFYLAVRAVDLATVPGVLLTGLMVSNLVVAAFNLLPGLPLDGGRMLRAVVWAVTGKAMTGTVVAAWVGRALAVAVLFGLPLVSAARGVERSTTDTLVDAVLAAVLAAIIWNGATGSVRNARLKEALPALRLRDLARRAVEVTADTPLGEAMRRAHEARAGAVVVVDGRGEPIAIVRESAVRGVPEHRRPWVAVGPLARDLEPGLRLDADLSGEELLRAVQATPAGEYLVIEADGRVYGVVALTDIEQRLTAAVAGR
- a CDS encoding tRNA (adenine-N1)-methyltransferase is translated as MSEPTGAARRRGPFQVGDQVQLTDPKGRHYTFTLQAGNQFHTHKGAFPHDELIGAPEGTVVRTTGNVPYLALRPLLPDYVLSMPRGAAVIYPKDAGQILAMADIFAGARVVEAGVGSGALSTYLLRAVGEQGMLASYERRQDFADIAKGNVERYFGGSHPAWKLTVGDLQDNLVETDVDRIILDMLAPWECLDVASKALVPGGLICCYVATTTQMSKTVEALRDHGTFTEPQAWETMVRTWHLEGLAVRPDHRMIGHTGFLLTARRLADGVEPPLRRRRPAKGAYGEDYDSGAPEPSLQERAAARKAARAGDTDQPDLG
- a CDS encoding ferredoxin; amino-acid sequence: MSVTEQTAAATEALEVWIDQDLCTGDGICVQYAPEVFELDIDGLAYVKGPDDELRQQPGESAPVPLTLLQDVVDSAKDCPGDCIHVRRASDRVEVYGPDAE